A portion of the Pedobacter cryoconitis genome contains these proteins:
- a CDS encoding helix-turn-helix domain-containing protein — MPIVINLDVMLAKRKVSLTELSLKVGITLSNLSILKTGKAKAVRLETLEAICKALDCQPGDILEYNPMPVE, encoded by the coding sequence ATGCCTATAGTCATTAATTTAGATGTAATGCTCGCGAAACGCAAAGTGTCTCTTACTGAATTGAGCCTGAAGGTTGGTATTACTTTATCTAATCTTTCTATCCTGAAAACGGGAAAGGCAAAAGCGGTCCGGCTGGAAACATTGGAGGCTATTTGTAAGGCACTGGATTGTCAGCCGGGAGATATCCTGGAGTATAATCCAATGCCTGTTGAATGA
- a CDS encoding potassium channel beta subunit family protein yields the protein MEYRRLGKSGLQLSALSLGSWLTFGNQISDKVADELMGIAYDAGVNFFDNAEGYAEGKSEEVMGKIIKAHQWERESYVVSSKVFFGTENKGPNRTGLSRKHVIEACHAALKRLQVDYLDLYFCHRPDKNTPIEETVWAMNTLLQQGKILYWGTSEWSAAEILEAIRVARQYHLVGPTMEQPQYNLLERNKLENEYLLLFKEYGLGTTIWSPLASGLLSGKYTAGDAKDTRLDMKGMEWLKESALAEEKLAKVKKLQTLADELNVPLAKLSLAWCLKNPNVSTVILGASKTEQLKENLTTLNVLPLLTDEVMEEIEGVMETKPILPQF from the coding sequence ATGGAATACAGACGTTTAGGAAAATCGGGATTACAATTAAGTGCACTTTCTTTGGGAAGCTGGCTGACATTTGGTAATCAGATCAGTGATAAAGTTGCGGATGAACTGATGGGAATTGCTTATGATGCTGGTGTAAACTTTTTTGATAATGCAGAAGGTTATGCAGAAGGAAAGTCAGAAGAAGTGATGGGCAAAATCATTAAAGCACATCAATGGGAGCGTGAATCATACGTAGTTTCCAGCAAAGTTTTCTTTGGAACTGAAAATAAAGGCCCGAACAGGACCGGCTTATCGAGGAAACATGTGATCGAAGCTTGTCATGCTGCGTTAAAGAGGTTACAGGTAGATTACCTGGATTTATATTTTTGTCACCGCCCTGATAAGAACACGCCTATTGAAGAGACGGTGTGGGCAATGAATACTTTATTACAGCAAGGGAAAATCTTATATTGGGGAACTTCAGAATGGAGTGCTGCAGAGATTCTGGAAGCTATCCGCGTGGCACGCCAGTATCATCTGGTCGGACCGACAATGGAACAGCCTCAGTACAATTTGCTGGAACGGAATAAATTGGAAAACGAATATTTATTGTTGTTTAAAGAGTATGGACTGGGTACTACAATCTGGTCACCTTTAGCTTCTGGATTGCTTTCCGGTAAATATACTGCTGGAGATGCAAAAGACACACGGTTGGACATGAAAGGGATGGAGTGGTTAAAGGAATCGGCATTGGCCGAAGAAAAGCTGGCTAAAGTTAAAAAATTACAAACGCTTGCTGATGAGCTGAATGTGCCTCTGGCTAAGTTATCGTTAGCCTGGTGCCTGAAAAATCCGAATGTAAGTACAGTTATTTTAGGGGCATCAAAAACAGAGCAGTTAAAAGAAAACCTGACTACTTTAAACGTATTGCCTTTATTAACGGATGAAGTGATGGAAGAGATTGAGGGAGTTATGGAAACTAAACCTATATTGCCACAGTTTTAA
- a CDS encoding M28 family peptidase — protein sequence MKLYLLLPLAFTLGCNAVKTSNQPVHADQLINDVKVLSSDAYEGRKTGTKGAELARAYLTKRFKEIGLKAYKSCNGYQQSFTFAGIDNPKITGKNMIGYIKGTTSKVIVISAHYDHLGVINGTIYNGADDNASGVAGLLKIATHYAKNKPMYTLIFVAFDAEEFGRKGSEYFVNHPPVELSKIKLNLNLDMISHNDKGELYAAGTYIYPQLKNYIATTIPDLKILFGHDNSRLGADDWTNQSDQSAFNAKNIPFIYFGVEDHKDYHKSSDKFENINQAFFINAANGILEITDNIDKERTVEKILRDRLQSKRR from the coding sequence ATGAAATTATATTTGCTATTACCCCTGGCATTTACACTGGGTTGCAATGCAGTAAAAACATCCAATCAACCCGTTCACGCTGATCAGTTAATCAATGACGTCAAGGTTCTGTCTTCTGATGCTTACGAAGGCAGAAAAACAGGTACTAAAGGTGCCGAACTAGCAAGGGCTTACCTTACCAAACGTTTTAAGGAAATTGGCCTCAAAGCCTACAAAAGCTGTAATGGCTACCAGCAATCCTTTACTTTTGCGGGTATTGATAATCCAAAAATTACCGGTAAGAATATGATTGGTTATATCAAAGGGACAACCAGTAAAGTAATCGTTATTTCCGCACACTATGATCACTTAGGCGTGATTAACGGAACAATCTATAATGGTGCAGACGACAATGCTTCCGGCGTAGCTGGATTACTGAAAATAGCCACGCACTATGCAAAGAATAAACCGATGTATACCCTGATTTTTGTTGCATTTGATGCAGAAGAATTTGGCAGGAAAGGCTCTGAGTACTTTGTGAACCATCCTCCGGTTGAACTGAGTAAAATCAAACTGAACCTTAACCTGGATATGATCAGTCATAATGATAAAGGTGAACTTTATGCGGCCGGAACCTATATATATCCGCAACTCAAAAACTATATTGCCACAACCATTCCTGATTTAAAAATACTTTTTGGACATGATAATTCAAGGTTGGGAGCAGATGACTGGACAAATCAAAGTGATCAGTCTGCTTTTAATGCCAAAAACATTCCTTTCATCTACTTTGGAGTAGAAGATCATAAAGATTACCACAAATCTTCAGACAAATTCGAGAATATCAATCAGGCATTTTTCATTAATGCTGCAAATGGTATTTTAGAAATCACAGATAACATTGATAAAGAGCGTACCGTAGAAAAAATACTGCGTGACAGACTTCAGTCAAAAAGAAGATAA
- a CDS encoding MBL fold metallo-hydrolase: MNLHTIDTGLFKLDGGAMFGVVPKSIWQKNNPADANNMCTWAMRCLLVEDGNRLILIDTGIGNKQDEKFLSHYYLHGEDTMEKSLAAKGFSTADITDVFLTHLHFDHCGGAIVREGEKLVTAFKQATYWSNEKHWDWAVHPNDREKASFLKDNILPLQESGQLKFIDDQEGIEFQSGFKVRFAFGHTDAMMLPELTYKDHTIIYTADLLPSTGHIPLPYVMSYDMFPLQTLKEKKAFLEEAAAKNYILYLEHDSVNECCTVQQTEKGIRLKDTLKLADL; the protein is encoded by the coding sequence ATGAACTTACATACTATAGATACCGGATTATTTAAACTGGATGGTGGTGCGATGTTTGGAGTGGTTCCAAAATCTATCTGGCAAAAAAATAATCCCGCAGATGCAAATAATATGTGTACCTGGGCAATGCGCTGTTTATTAGTAGAAGACGGCAACCGCCTGATTTTGATTGACACAGGCATCGGGAATAAACAGGATGAAAAATTTCTAAGCCATTATTACCTGCATGGCGAAGATACAATGGAAAAGTCACTGGCAGCAAAAGGGTTCAGTACAGCTGATATTACAGATGTATTTCTGACCCATTTACACTTTGACCATTGCGGAGGAGCGATTGTCCGCGAAGGCGAAAAACTGGTCACTGCATTTAAACAAGCTACTTACTGGAGTAACGAAAAACACTGGGACTGGGCAGTTCATCCCAATGACAGAGAAAAAGCTTCATTTCTGAAAGATAATATCCTGCCATTACAAGAAAGCGGGCAGCTCAAATTTATCGATGACCAGGAAGGAATTGAATTTCAATCCGGCTTTAAAGTACGTTTTGCATTTGGCCATACTGATGCGATGATGTTGCCTGAACTGACTTACAAAGACCATACTATTATTTATACAGCAGATTTACTACCTTCTACCGGTCATATTCCCCTACCCTATGTCATGTCTTATGACATGTTTCCTTTACAAACCCTAAAAGAGAAAAAAGCATTTTTAGAAGAAGCTGCTGCTAAAAACTACATTCTTTATTTAGAGCATGATTCAGTGAATGAATGCTGTACCGTACAGCAAACAGAAAAAGGGATCAGATTAAAAGATACTTTGAAACTGGCAGATTTATAG
- a CDS encoding sigma-70 family RNA polymerase sigma factor, which translates to MRQLKITQSITNRESQSLDKYLHEIGKVDLITAEEEVILARKIREGDQAALERLTKTNLRFVVSVAKQYQNQGLTLGDLINEGNLGLIKAAKRFDETKGFKFISYAVWWIRQSILQAIAEQSRIVRLPLNQVGSLSKISKAFSKLEQEFEREPSPEELADILETTVDKISDTLSNSGRHVSMDAPFVQGEENTLLDVLENHEPNTDSSLINESLSEEIKRSLSTLTEREREIIVLFFGLSTNHPLSLEEIGEKFNLTRERVRQIKDKALQRLRHTSRSKILKSYLG; encoded by the coding sequence ATGAGACAACTCAAAATCACCCAATCCATAACCAATCGCGAGAGTCAATCTCTAGACAAATATCTTCATGAGATTGGTAAAGTAGATTTAATCACCGCAGAAGAAGAAGTAATACTGGCAAGAAAGATACGTGAAGGTGATCAGGCCGCATTGGAGCGTCTGACAAAAACAAACTTACGTTTTGTTGTTTCCGTAGCTAAGCAGTATCAAAATCAGGGATTAACTTTAGGTGATTTAATTAATGAGGGTAACCTTGGACTAATCAAAGCAGCTAAACGTTTTGATGAAACTAAAGGTTTCAAATTCATCTCTTATGCAGTATGGTGGATTCGTCAGTCAATTTTACAAGCTATTGCTGAGCAAAGCCGTATCGTACGTCTTCCATTAAACCAGGTGGGTTCATTGAGTAAGATCAGTAAAGCATTCTCTAAACTGGAGCAGGAATTTGAACGCGAACCTTCTCCGGAAGAATTAGCTGATATCCTGGAAACAACTGTTGATAAAATTTCTGACACTTTAAGTAACTCAGGAAGACACGTATCAATGGATGCTCCTTTTGTTCAGGGTGAAGAAAACACTTTATTAGATGTTTTAGAAAACCATGAACCCAATACAGACAGTAGCTTAATTAACGAATCACTTTCTGAAGAGATCAAACGTTCATTGTCTACATTAACAGAACGTGAACGCGAAATCATTGTTCTTTTCTTCGGATTGAGTACTAACCACCCACTTTCTCTGGAAGAAATCGGTGAGAAATTCAACTTAACCCGTGAGCGTGTCCGCCAGATCAAAGATAAGGCGCTGCAACGTTTACGTCACACTTCAAGAAGTAAAATATTAAAATCATACTTGGGTTAA
- the sucC gene encoding ADP-forming succinate--CoA ligase subunit beta yields the protein MNIHEYQGKEILKSFGVAVQEGIVAETVEQAVEAAKKMKADYNSDWVVIKAQVHAGGRGKGGGVKLAKNLDEVKQRATDILGMQLITPQTSAEGKKVHKILVAQDVYYPGASETKEFYVSVLLNRASGKNIIMYSTEGGMDIEEVAEHTPHLIFKEEIDPKVGLQGFQARKIAFNLGLSGAAFKEMVKFVTALYKAYDNTDSAMFEINPVLKTSDDKIIAVDAKVDLDENALFRHPDYAAMRDKLEEDPTDVEASESNLNYVKLDGNVGCMVNGAGLAMATMDIIKIAGGEPANFLDVGGTANAQTVKAGFNIILKDPNVKAILINIFGGIVRCDRVAQGVIDAYKEIGDIPVPIICRLQGTNAVEAKKLIDESGLKVFSAIALKDAAALVTQVLA from the coding sequence ATGAATATACACGAATATCAAGGTAAAGAAATACTTAAAAGTTTTGGTGTTGCCGTACAAGAAGGCATAGTTGCCGAAACTGTTGAGCAGGCTGTAGAAGCTGCTAAAAAAATGAAAGCAGACTACAACTCTGACTGGGTAGTAATTAAAGCACAAGTACATGCTGGTGGAAGAGGAAAAGGTGGAGGTGTTAAGTTGGCTAAAAACCTTGACGAGGTTAAACAAAGAGCTACCGATATTTTAGGTATGCAATTGATCACACCTCAAACTAGTGCAGAAGGTAAAAAAGTACATAAAATTCTTGTTGCTCAGGATGTTTACTATCCGGGAGCTTCTGAAACAAAAGAATTCTATGTGAGTGTTTTATTGAACCGTGCCAGTGGAAAAAACATCATCATGTATTCTACCGAAGGTGGTATGGATATCGAAGAAGTTGCAGAACACACTCCTCACTTAATTTTCAAAGAAGAGATTGATCCTAAAGTTGGTCTTCAAGGGTTTCAGGCACGTAAAATTGCTTTCAACCTTGGATTAAGCGGTGCTGCTTTTAAAGAAATGGTGAAATTTGTTACTGCGCTTTACAAAGCTTATGACAACACTGATTCTGCAATGTTTGAAATCAACCCGGTTTTAAAAACATCAGATGATAAAATTATTGCTGTTGATGCGAAAGTAGATTTAGACGAGAATGCTTTATTCCGTCATCCTGATTATGCAGCAATGCGTGATAAACTGGAAGAAGATCCAACTGACGTTGAAGCTAGTGAATCAAACTTAAACTATGTAAAATTAGACGGAAACGTTGGTTGTATGGTTAACGGTGCTGGTTTAGCTATGGCAACTATGGATATTATCAAAATTGCAGGTGGTGAGCCGGCTAACTTCCTTGACGTAGGTGGAACAGCTAACGCACAAACTGTAAAAGCTGGTTTTAACATCATCTTAAAAGATCCGAATGTTAAAGCTATCTTAATCAACATCTTTGGTGGTATCGTTCGTTGTGACCGTGTTGCTCAGGGTGTAATTGACGCTTATAAAGAGATCGGAGATATTCCTGTTCCAATTATCTGTCGTTTACAAGGTACAAATGCTGTTGAAGCGAAAAAACTAATTGATGAGTCTGGTTTGAAAGTTTTCTCTGCAATTGCATTGAAAGATGCTGCTGCCTTAGTTACCCAGGTTTTAGCTTAG
- a CDS encoding ABC transporter ATP-binding protein: protein MLKATGIRKAYGSLPILKGVDFEVAKGEIVSIIGASGAGKSTLLHILGTLDKPDEGTVELNGTKLAQLSGEPMSIFRNQNIGFVFQFHHLLPEFSALENICIPAFIAKKSKKEAETRALELLELLGLKDRASHKPNQLSGGEQQRIAVARALINNPAIILADEPSGNLDSANAESLHQFFITLRDNFQQTFVIVTHNKDLASISDRVVTMKDGLIV, encoded by the coding sequence ATGCTAAAAGCCACAGGTATCAGAAAAGCTTATGGAAGTCTGCCTATTCTAAAAGGAGTAGATTTTGAAGTTGCCAAAGGAGAGATTGTCAGTATCATCGGGGCTTCAGGTGCGGGTAAAAGTACTTTACTGCATATTTTAGGTACGCTGGATAAACCAGACGAAGGAACTGTTGAATTAAATGGGACCAAACTGGCACAGCTTTCCGGTGAGCCCATGAGTATCTTCAGAAATCAGAATATTGGTTTTGTATTCCAGTTTCACCATTTACTGCCGGAATTCAGTGCACTTGAAAATATCTGTATTCCTGCTTTTATTGCTAAAAAGAGTAAAAAAGAAGCGGAAACCCGTGCATTGGAACTTTTAGAACTGCTTGGCTTAAAAGATCGCGCGTCGCATAAACCAAACCAACTGTCGGGAGGGGAGCAGCAGCGTATTGCAGTAGCCAGAGCTTTAATTAATAATCCTGCCATTATATTGGCCGATGAGCCATCAGGAAACCTTGATTCAGCAAATGCTGAGTCCCTGCATCAGTTTTTTATCACCCTGCGTGATAACTTTCAGCAGACATTCGTAATTGTTACCCATAATAAAGACCTTGCCTCAATTAGCGACAGGGTTGTCACCATGAAAGATGGTTTAATTGTATAA
- a CDS encoding S41 family peptidase, producing MRINLSNNRLAIYTLFLLIVISSSCKKSPKPDITDNPTDRNGGLPAVGTRTQLTLDSLFLYAKQIYYWSDAIPAYDAFNPRQYSSKSKPIDNYDDELFAISNLKLNPATGKPFEYNGYGYPKYSRIDDLTQANPNATSAIKTANVDVDNNGYDVGIRPIFYLFRNSDKYQLFVTAVYPGSPAETAGVKRGWLITKVNGQTVGASYTNENETVFNSFSAASVTIEGYNSIDKVPFSLTLNRASYKSNPVYTAKVIARSGKKIGYLAYARFARLSSNTGASDASLDPVFADFSAQGVTDLIIDLRYNGGGYVNAASYLTNLIGPSSTSGKTMFTEIYNPLMQAGNATILANQPLLDGDGKIIRQNGKIVTAADDNYSVAANTITFSKKGSLSGVNNVVFIVTRNTASASEIVINSLKPYMNVKLVGDTTYGKPVGFFPIVLENRYQVYMPIFETRNSKNEGGYYTGMVPDVLDEYDDPEYVFGDVRENYLAKALNVLAPSVTATQGIANTETRRASTVEFKGQQIRKVNPNSEFVGMIETRHSRKR from the coding sequence ATGAGGATAAACTTATCAAACAATCGTTTAGCGATTTATACGCTGTTTCTTTTAATCGTGATTTCAAGTTCATGTAAAAAGAGCCCTAAGCCAGATATTACAGATAACCCAACAGACAGAAACGGAGGATTACCAGCTGTGGGTACGCGTACACAGTTGACGCTGGATTCGCTGTTTTTATATGCTAAACAGATTTACTACTGGAGTGATGCGATCCCTGCTTACGATGCTTTCAATCCAAGACAGTATTCCAGCAAATCAAAGCCAATCGATAATTATGATGACGAGTTATTTGCCATCAGTAACCTGAAGCTTAATCCTGCCACTGGTAAACCTTTTGAATATAATGGTTATGGTTATCCTAAGTATTCCAGGATTGATGACCTGACCCAGGCAAATCCAAATGCTACTTCTGCAATAAAAACTGCAAATGTAGATGTAGACAATAACGGATATGATGTAGGGATCAGGCCTATTTTCTATCTTTTCAGAAATTCTGATAAATATCAATTATTTGTCACTGCTGTTTATCCGGGGTCTCCGGCAGAAACTGCTGGTGTGAAAAGAGGCTGGTTAATTACAAAAGTGAATGGCCAGACTGTAGGTGCGAGTTACACGAATGAAAATGAAACTGTATTTAATTCGTTTTCGGCAGCTTCCGTAACTATTGAAGGTTATAACTCCATTGATAAGGTTCCTTTTAGTTTAACGCTGAACAGAGCTTCTTATAAAAGCAATCCGGTTTACACCGCTAAAGTTATTGCCCGTTCAGGTAAAAAAATAGGTTATTTAGCTTATGCAAGATTTGCACGCTTATCAAGCAATACCGGAGCAAGTGATGCCAGTTTGGATCCTGTATTTGCAGATTTTAGCGCGCAGGGTGTAACTGACCTTATTATTGATTTAAGATACAATGGCGGTGGTTATGTAAATGCAGCATCTTATCTGACCAATCTGATCGGACCATCAAGTACTTCAGGAAAGACTATGTTCACTGAAATTTATAACCCATTGATGCAGGCTGGTAATGCAACTATTCTTGCCAATCAGCCGCTTCTTGATGGAGATGGAAAGATTATACGCCAAAATGGAAAAATAGTGACTGCCGCTGACGATAACTATTCAGTAGCAGCCAATACCATTACATTTAGTAAAAAAGGAAGCCTGAGCGGAGTCAATAATGTCGTTTTCATTGTGACGCGTAATACAGCTTCTGCAAGTGAGATCGTAATTAACAGTCTTAAACCTTATATGAACGTAAAATTGGTAGGGGATACCACCTACGGTAAACCTGTTGGATTTTTCCCTATCGTACTGGAAAACAGATACCAGGTTTATATGCCAATATTTGAAACCAGAAATTCAAAAAATGAAGGTGGATACTATACAGGGATGGTACCCGATGTATTGGATGAATATGACGACCCTGAATACGTTTTTGGTGATGTAAGAGAGAATTACCTGGCTAAGGCATTAAATGTACTGGCACCTTCAGTTACCGCTACTCAGGGTATTGCCAATACGGAAACCAGGAGAGCTAGTACAGTGGAATTCAAAGGCCAGCAGATCAGAAAGGTTAATCCTAATAGTGAATTTGTAGGAATGATTGAAACCAGGCATTCCCGGAAAAGATAA
- a CDS encoding glyceraldehyde-3-phosphate dehydrogenase — MFNKYQSEFQNWIEKEKKAVELLNVVGQLWFDRSIELVLFRKPLFDVGSSEILAHHQYAKEISGKDINIYETLELANEIAKCNLAPSRVDIGRLAAEWLDENNDFATMHDFVISKLSRHIGKDKISLLPKDVVLFGFGRIGRLAARELILQAGKGEQLRLRAIVTRTYSDEELIKRAELLRTDSVHGTFNGIIIEDFINKALIINGQTIYFIVANHPEDVDYTTYGIQDALLIDNTGVFRDREGLSRHLAANGIAKVLLTAPAKGDIPNIVAGINDADFDFTKETIVSNASCTTNAIVPVLKVIDDAFGIEKGHIETIHSYTNDQNLLDNYHKKYRRGRSAALNMVITETGADKAVAKVIPHLGGKLTGNAVRVPTPNVSLAILNLSLNKVTSRDEVIEIIKQASLFGNLSEQIEFSISNELVSSDLIGNSHASIIDGPATIMAKDNKSVVIYTWYDNEYGYTRQVIRLAKKLAGVVRLTYY, encoded by the coding sequence ATGTTTAATAAATACCAATCCGAATTTCAGAACTGGATTGAAAAAGAGAAAAAAGCAGTTGAATTACTCAATGTTGTTGGCCAGTTATGGTTTGACAGATCTATTGAACTTGTACTTTTTCGTAAACCATTATTCGACGTAGGCAGCAGCGAAATCCTTGCTCACCACCAGTACGCTAAAGAAATTTCAGGAAAAGACATCAACATTTATGAGACACTGGAGCTCGCAAATGAAATTGCCAAATGTAACCTTGCCCCTTCCCGTGTTGACATTGGAAGACTGGCAGCAGAATGGCTGGATGAAAACAATGATTTTGCAACGATGCACGATTTTGTCATCAGCAAACTCAGCCGTCACATTGGCAAAGACAAAATCAGTCTTTTACCAAAAGATGTTGTCCTGTTTGGTTTCGGAAGAATTGGCAGACTGGCAGCAAGAGAATTGATCCTGCAGGCCGGTAAAGGTGAACAGCTCAGACTACGTGCAATCGTAACCAGGACTTATAGTGATGAGGAATTAATTAAACGCGCAGAATTACTACGTACAGACTCTGTCCACGGAACTTTTAACGGTATTATTATTGAAGATTTCATTAATAAAGCGCTTATCATCAATGGACAAACTATCTATTTTATTGTAGCTAATCATCCTGAAGATGTAGATTATACAACTTACGGCATTCAAGATGCCTTATTAATTGATAATACAGGCGTATTCCGTGACCGTGAAGGACTTAGCCGTCATCTTGCAGCTAATGGTATCGCTAAAGTATTATTGACCGCACCAGCCAAAGGAGATATTCCAAATATAGTCGCAGGGATTAACGATGCGGATTTCGATTTCACGAAAGAAACGATCGTATCCAATGCTTCCTGTACCACCAATGCGATTGTTCCGGTATTGAAAGTTATTGATGATGCTTTTGGCATTGAAAAAGGACATATAGAAACTATTCACTCTTATACAAACGATCAGAATCTATTAGATAACTACCATAAAAAATATCGTCGCGGCAGATCTGCGGCCTTAAATATGGTAATTACTGAAACTGGTGCGGATAAAGCAGTCGCAAAAGTAATTCCTCATCTGGGTGGAAAATTAACAGGAAATGCAGTGCGTGTCCCTACTCCTAACGTTTCACTGGCCATTCTTAACTTGTCATTGAATAAAGTGACTTCAAGAGATGAAGTTATAGAGATCATCAAACAAGCATCTCTTTTCGGAAACTTGTCTGAACAAATAGAATTCTCCATCTCTAATGAACTGGTAAGTTCTGATTTAATCGGTAACAGCCATGCTTCAATTATTGACGGCCCGGCTACCATCATGGCAAAAGACAATAAGTCTGTTGTGATTTACACCTGGTATGACAACGAATACGGCTATACTAGACAAGTGATCCGCCTGGCTAAAAAACTAGCTGGCGTAGTGCGTTTAACTTATTACTAG
- a CDS encoding haloacid dehalogenase, with amino-acid sequence MKYQELINPRQAFVFGLDDVLYPLKDYQLQVYYLFAQFIEYGEQIDAQAIVQFMNEAYLTDGAEAIFAKTAAKFNLPQKYIINFDLLQQNAKLPLKLLLFAPVLDFLKEIHAAGKPIFLLVDGDPVQQLNKIRQMEWNGLAQSLVVYFSAETGTFKQTLDMIVLKHDLKKKEVLVIGKSLCVSEDKIEFLAVDQL; translated from the coding sequence ATGAAATACCAAGAGCTCATTAATCCCAGACAGGCCTTTGTTTTTGGTCTGGATGATGTCTTATATCCGCTAAAGGATTATCAATTGCAGGTTTATTATCTGTTTGCACAGTTTATAGAGTATGGAGAGCAAATAGATGCACAGGCAATTGTGCAGTTTATGAATGAGGCCTATCTGACAGATGGCGCTGAAGCTATCTTTGCTAAAACAGCAGCAAAGTTTAATTTACCTCAGAAATACATCATTAACTTTGATTTACTGCAACAGAATGCAAAGCTCCCGCTAAAATTATTGCTTTTTGCACCTGTTCTGGATTTTCTGAAAGAAATCCATGCCGCTGGTAAACCTATCTTTTTATTGGTAGATGGTGATCCGGTACAGCAGTTGAATAAAATCAGGCAAATGGAGTGGAACGGTTTAGCGCAGTCTTTGGTTGTCTATTTTAGTGCAGAAACAGGTACTTTTAAACAGACGCTGGACATGATCGTCCTGAAGCATGACTTAAAGAAGAAAGAAGTTTTAGTCATTGGTAAAAGTCTGTGTGTCAGTGAAGATAAAATTGAATTTTTAGCTGTAGATCAACTTTAA